The DNA region TGAGAGAAACGGTGTATATCTCCATTATAATCaattttgtgtacattttatGTAGATTATCTTACCTTTTTATAGTCTAATAATGTGTTGTTAGAAATTGTTGAATGATGGTGGTCGGGTAACGAGACGATTAAATACGTCTCGTCAACCAACCACCACCTAACCCttcaaacaatacattttatatttaggttAATGTTTAAGATATGATCAAAGACTTTTTAATAGAGTGGTGCTCTTTACAATGACATATTAAACAGTTCCATTTTAGTTGTGTTAAGTATTAGTTAGGTCAAATTATTGGAGGGTACTGCTGGCGCCTCCTTTACATTTACCGCGATTTATCAAATTCGTATAATTGGAGATCTGATATTTAGTCTCATGACTATTGACGGTCATCGGGGGAACGATTGAGTggtcttttaaaaaatattgattttatttgagTGACTGTTTATGgaaattaaatgaatatatatgtataggcctatttttaacAGCAAAGACAATAAATGCTTTGTAGGCTTAAAAGTGAAACTAATTTGGTATATAGTAAGACAAATTCCAAATACTGTGTCAAATTTGAACCCAGAACATGGGATTTGTAAGTAAGAAACCAAGAAAAacactactaggcctactcgTATACTCTATAGCCAATAAAGCACATATTAAGTGCAGGTTTACAGATAATATATTGACTTACATAACTTAATTAGCTGCTACAGAAATATAGGCCTGCATTAAAGTTCTAAATAAGTTATTTTGCTCTATCGTTGTGCCTTCCATAACACAGTTTACTTAATGTATCGTTTCTCGTTATGtacttttatattatttttggtTTCATGTATAATGAATTACATTTCTTTTATGGTTTATctaataatatgaaataaagaaaaggATTAATCCTTTGTCTTgaaacatgttttattgtattattataaaatcagAACCAATTGTTGTGTGtgctaagtaggcctacaaacttAGTAACTTAGTGCGACAGATATAGCCTAGTTTGGTGTCGCATCGCAAATGCATTCGACCAAACAAACAAGAAAATGGTATGTCGGAATGATTTGTAGTATGAAGCAACGAAGTACCTTAGCGATTTGCATACAAGTGCTTCAATAAGCGAAACAAAATTCCACACTTAGAAAGGTTGACAGTTCACAATAGTTCGTCTTTCGGAATGTTAGCCAGTGGAAAGTATGTTCAGTTCTCATGTACAAGAATACTGCCTGGCAACTGCACTGTACAGCAGGCAGGTTGATGTCGATGAGTTCTGTAGTGCCGTGCCCTTTGATGAGGTAAGTGAACACGTTCAtcattaagtaggcctaaaatttaCAGATAGGCATACTTTTCTCCCAAATGTTCATCTTAGAAATGTCGCTCATCAGTGCTGTTAACGCCCATGCCACCTGGTTCAAATAGTTCGATAGAGGCTAAATATCAACCGCCAAACCGAAATCAATAGTAAGGCGAACATCACGCAATATCAGCGGGATACACCACCGGTATCCATCCAGgtgaatatatataattatagtttctactatattgtattgtttgtaattttatagAGCTTTTCAAGATGTTTGTTCAAGTATTTCGACAAAAATGGAGATGGTTGGTTGAGGTTATCGAGTGTGGTTCAGTACATCGGTGAATTCGAGTCGTTGCCACCAATTAAAAAACTACGATATATTTTTGAAGTCACTGATGTTGAAGGTACGTATTTAGAATTACGTGCACAATTTTTATCTGACGCATCaagttattttacaaataaGAATACAAAGCGCATCAGTGTTGATTAATGTGCATCGATTGCTTTATTTATGAAAACTCTTTTGTTTTAATTCCTCTAATATTGTATTGAGACCGGTGTTGTTGCATTTTACACTTGTTATCGTGGTCATCTCAACAGTTCGTGATGACTTTTGAGTTCATAATCTGTGCTGCTTTTATAATGCTTAACTGTATGTACGGTAAtacataaattaaacattatctcCAAATTCACGGATTCCACCACAATCACGTGTAAAGTATTCTTTTGTCATAATTTCTAATACAGTAGATAAATCAAGGATGAAGCTGTACATCATTAAAGGTTACAGTGTATTTATCCTTTTACGGTGAATTGGAGATACTTGAGTATAAGTACGCATTTCAACCCGTGTTATCTATCTAGTCAATCAAGTGCTGTTTGAACTTGCTACATTTCGCAACAATGTCAATCTTGAATCAAGTTTCTACCATTACAAATATCAAACAAATAGGCATATAATCGATATTGTAACTAAAGATAACGCACGAAGAAATGAGTAAACCAGCATATGTGTTTAATTACCTGACTTTAATTCCGGACAATTAATATTAGTTTGGTCAAACATTCTGTATGGGTTAGAGGTCTCGCATATATACTAAATCCCAAAGAAGATGATTTTTGTTCTTGCCTAATCCgaaatacattttatactgtatataaacaaTAACGTTCACAATAACAAAATCGACATTGTAGTTTTAAAGGAATGGTACACCGTGATATGTTCATGTATTCTTTACAGGTACTGGTCTGTTAACAATGCCTGCGCTACACAAGTATCTGAAACTGTGGGCCGATGTTCAATCGTCTGGACTTACATGTTCACAAACACACTCAGTTGCTAGTTCCATTTTCACAAGTCTTGGAAATACAAATTTAGTGTCTTTTGAAGAAGTGATCGTGAAAATAGAAGACAACAAAGCATTAATGTCTGTTATCATGAGGTAATGTACAAAATTGTTTCATTTGTAGAGAAAAGTGGAGAGAGATTAAAGCCATTTGCCTGAAAATTCACTCGAAATAAGTAAAATTACATTCTGCTCAATCTTCAAAGACGACAGATTGCCCAAAAAGTAAAACCaaacgtttttttttagataatgtTCCATGCTTACAACAAAATCTTTACTTTTAGTCTTCAAGAGAACCAACTTGTGTCATCCACTAAGCCGCTAGCAAATAGGAAAACTCGGACACGCAGGTTACCATTCAAACTTCCTCGCCGTTTCTGTTCTTATAAGTATATCAGTTACAATATAAGAAAGATTTTGATGTTCCTACTGATTTTCTTGCTTAATATATTCATGACTGTCTATGGAGGATGGAAATACAGAGAAAGCAACTGGTTTGTAATTGTAGGTAAGTATAGAAGAGATTGTAGGTAAGAGatgtgttataaaataaaacatgtgaAAGCCTTTTGTTgtctttcaaaaataaaatgactTATGTTTCCTCAGCTCGTGGTTGTGGGGCTTCTTTGAATCTGGCTGTTACACTGGTAATCATATTCATGTTGCGGTACTGGTGGACCCTGTTACGAAGAACTTGGATGGCGAAATATTTGCCGATGGATAATTTTCAGATGTTCCACAAGATGCTTGGTGTATTAGTTGCGTTGTATTCAATAGTCCACACAGGCGCTCATATTGGAAATGCAGGCATGTAGTCTAACAGGCAGCAGTGTTTTTcttagaacaaaaaaaaaatactacaaATAGTGGCAATAGTGGTTTGCCATAGCAATAGAATGATACACCTAGGTGTATCAATGGGAACTCGGTTAAATGAAGCGAAACTTTGCGCTTATTACTACcggcattatgggagtatggtTCTATACgcgtttgaaaaaaaaaatgactggggtaatataatgttcagcgcaacattaggcgctatataaatccaggatattattattattaaacggTTGTTTTTTGGTTGTTCTCTTTTCTAGTTACAGTGGCACAATCATCGGAAAATGAACTTGGGGTTTTTGACGTGTTATTCACTACAAAAGCAGGAGTAGGTTATATCAAGCACAGTGCTTACATTACTGGATGGGTGTTATCCTTGTGTCTTTTTATTCTCGTCGTTGGATCACTGGACTTTATACGCCAATCCCATTTTCATGTAAtctttctttaatttatttgaaatatatttaattaattagttgTATTTATATTCACACGTCACATATAGTGATAGGTCATAAGATTAGAAATGTACTAAGTATTACGAATCTTTGGTAATTACAATTACTTAGTCACGTAGAAAATCccgttttgtttatttaataaaagaatTTCAACCTAGGTTATGGCAAATGAAAATATATTCACGGTTCTCTGCACtacacttgttactttaaatgAATGTCTGAACAAACATCTAAACGTAATTGCGTCCTGTGTCCTTTTTTCTCCACTATAGATTTTCTTCTTGAGCCATCTGTTCTACCTGCCTTTTGTTACAATTCTGATACTACATGGGCCTAGGTTTTGGAAGTTTTTTGTAATTCCTGGAACATTGTTTGTTTTGGAAAAGATATGGAGTAGTGAGTTATTGAAGCGACTACGGTATGGATTAACTTACGCCGAAGAGGTTCATTTGCTTCCTAACGGGGTAAGTTACTGAAATGAGCCATACACACATTCTAgtccagtggccgtattcaccaatctcacttaggctaagggaaaaaattataaaataaattataataaaatttaagaATTCCCTTAACAAAGGGAAACACTTAAGGGGTATTCACAAATGAGTTAAGGGATTCACTTACCTAAGGAAAACACTTAATTTAAGGGTAAAACTTAagggtaaaaataatcataaatattcatgagttgtCCCATTGTCCAATCACAGAGGATTTAATTCCCCTATGGTCCAATCACTTTCCTCTctaaaactaatttgcatatttaaaaaaagagtaagGGATTTGGGGGTTGGGAAGGATGAAGAGAAAACTTTTGTTAAAGttagtccgccattttgaaatcaaaatGGCGGCCACTTACCATGGTCGAAAAAATGGCACCAAAGTTTTTCTTGTTCAATTCTGAGTCAGAAAAACGTTGGTGCCGACAATTAACATCAAAAGCCTACAAAATGACATAAGCCCCTGGATTATTCTATAGTTTTGAAATAGGACCAATTTAAGCTCAATTGTATAAACATATTACTAAAAACAAACGAATCACATTTATCGACATGGAGTTTGGGTAAGTTGTCAAGTTAATAATTATTGGCGAAAGAAGTCAACTTGTACGGGTAAATGACgggtttttttttggtttttttaggTTGTTCATTTAAAGATGACTAGACATCGTAATTTTGTGTTTAATCCTGGAGACTACGTATTTCTACACATACCGATTCTTCAGAAATATGAATGGCATCCGTTTACGATTAGCAGCTCTCCCGACGACGATGGTAATTGAATATTTAGTATCAACGATATCTAAATCTAGACGTAATTATAGCGCAACGTAAAATATAACCTAATACTAAAGAGCACTGTGTTCCGATAATATATATGATATGGTGGATAATTTAAAGATGTTGAACTGCACCAGTTTTGAAAAGAATATGTTATATTTCAATAGGCCTATTCACAGATACGTACGCTATTTCCTTTCTGTACTATAGCATTCTTGTTAACAGTACTATTCTTTTTCTTTAGCGACAATATCGTGTCACATTCGCACATTGGGTGATTGGACAAAGAGTTTGTACAAGTTTTTCGAGGCTCGTAAAGGAGAGCAAATGGTAGACAACTTCAGAGTAGAACAGACCGAAAAAACAACAAGTAAGTCAAATAATCCAGCTGAATCTGGTCCCACTGTTATGAGGGTTAGACGTAGAAGTACTTCCTCAATTCGTGCAACACCCAccttagaaaaaataaatgagGCCGAGAACGAACGAACCGTCACCGACGTAATACGACCGGTACGACAACCAGGAGAAGCTCGGCAAAAACCACCGGGATATTGTCAGGTAACAGGACTTTGTTCCGCTCAAGAAAAGCTTGAGGAGCTCAGAAGACAAGAAACTTTACTTATGATTGAGGATGAGGTTCAAGAGGACGTCATCTATACTAAAAAGGAGAATGTGTCAGACCGTAGGAAATTATATGTAAGCTTAAGATAATATGATGAATCAAAGAAATTGTTAATATCAAATATCAATATGTTTAAACATTGTAACTTGACGAAATATGTGAACAATCTAAACCTGAATAAATTGAGAAAGCTTGATATTCGGTCAAAATACCTCAACAGTAGGCTATTTTGGAGATAATATTCTAAGTAGGATAATATCGTTTAACTCGAGTGTAAAATGTTAAACCATGTAAGTGGATAATGATCTTGAACTGATCAACAAATGCTTTGAACATAATgcacaataattatttatctgTATATTGTGTAATATTGTTGTTGCAGCACAATTCAAGGGATTCGACATGGAAAAGCAAAAGTATTCGACATTCTATTTCAACGCAAACCAGTTGTGATTTAAATACCA from Antedon mediterranea chromosome 2, ecAntMedi1.1, whole genome shotgun sequence includes:
- the LOC140039295 gene encoding NADPH oxidase 5-like codes for the protein MFSSHVQEYCLATALYSRQVDVDEFCSAVPFDESFSRCLFKYFDKNGDGWLRLSSVVQYIGEFESLPPIKKLRYIFEVTDVEGTGLLTMPALHKYLKLWADVQSSGLTCSQTHSVASSIFTSLGNTNLVSFEEVIVKIEDNKALMSVIMSLQENQLVSSTKPLANRKTRTRRLPFKLPRRFCSYKYISYNIRKILMFLLIFLLNIFMTVYGGWKYRESNWFVIVARGCGASLNLAVTLVIIFMLRYWWTLLRRTWMAKYLPMDNFQMFHKMLGVLVALYSIVHTGAHIGNAGM
- the LOC140039679 gene encoding NADPH oxidase 5-like; the protein is MTRHRNFVFNPGDYVFLHIPILQKYEWHPFTISSSPDDDATISCHIRTLGDWTKSLYKFFEARKGEQMVDNFRVEQTEKTTSKSNNPAESGPTVMRVRRRSTSSIRATPTLEKINEAENERTVTDVIRPVRQPGEARQKPPGYCQVTGLCSAQEKLEELRRQETLLMIEDEVQEDVIYTKKENVSDRRKLYHNSRDSTWKSKSIRHSISTQTSCDLNTNEINIVSKISDDAEKLRVYIDGPYATQSCRVFETDHAVLVATGIGVTPFASILYSILHRYRNSKSTCPSCNYTWLNGKLRYLNRLKKVDFIWINRDSKSFEWFVGLLTQLEHQQQETVFSDFLTIHLYMTSQPHKDDTRDLALQMALDRMCHQDTGDVITGLKTRTKIGRPNWEELMLSIKKKRTGKVKVFFCGPTVLANTIKLHAQNCGFLFCKEIF